In Candidatus Binatia bacterium, the genomic window GAAGTACCGAACGAGGTCTCGGAATCGGGAGGGCGGCCGAACGACCTGATCGACGTTTCGTACTTGCCCTATAGCGTCGGTGGAAAGGGCGTGGCGTTCCCGGCGGGGTGGTACCGGATCGAAATCGAGCGGGGCGCCGAGTCCTATCGGTACTCGGTTCTGCGCTTTGACGGGGCAGGCTTCGTTCCGATCGTCCCCGACGATGCCGCGCAGGGAGGCACGCACGAGCGTCGCTTTCCGACCGCATTACTGGCGGAACCCCTGGGCCGGGCCCTCCCCCCCGGCTACATCGGCCTCACTGTGGCCTGGTTCGGAGGAGCGGCGCGCGCGGGCGCGCATGTCGATTGGGACCATCTACGGGTGGACTGGTAGGCGCGGCTGCGTACAATAGGGCCTTGCCCAAGCCGTGCGGGCTCCGGCGTAACGCTCGATTCTCCTTGCTTGCTTGAGGATCCCTCCTTCCATACCGATATATCCGCAGAAGCCAGACTTTTTCCTTCAATTGCGCGGGCTTGCACCCGCGTGTTTCATTTTCGGGCACCCTGAGAGGCGATGTATTTTGTCTTGAGCACCGGGCGCGCCGGTAGCAGGACCATCGCTACCGCCCTCAATCAGATTCCGGGCACCGTCTGCCTGCATCACCCGCAGCCGGAGCTCGCGGCGGAAGCCACCGACTTCTACACCGGTGGTTCGTCGCGCAATGAGCTCGCGCAGACGCTGCGCGAGACCCGCGAGGCGACTGTCGACGGCAAGGTATACGGGGAAGTGAACCTGCAGCATACGCTGCTCTTCCCGATCCTGCGCGACGTCTTCCCCGAAGCCCAATACATCTGGCTGATTCGCGACGGCCGCGATTCCGTCGCGTCGATGTACTATCGCGGTTGGTACGACGAGGTGTATCCGCGCCAGGGCATCATGTGGCGGCGGGCCCGTCTGCATGGGGATCGCACCGGCGACTTCTCCTCGGAGGAGTGGGAGAGCCTCTCTAGGTTCGAGAAGTGCTGCTGGTGCTGGAGTAAGTACAACCGGTTGATCGAGACCGAGTTGTCGGGACTCGACGAGTCCCTGCACACCAAGGTTCGCCTCGATCGCCTCACATCCGCGATCCCTCGCTTGCAGGCATTCCTCGGGCTGTCCGAGCAAGGAAAGGTCGTCGTCGAGCAGCTGAACACCGCGCGGCAACCCGTGAGCTACTGGACTCGCTGGACGAAGACGCAACGCGCCTCGTTCGAGCGTTTTTGTGGTGAGGATATGGATCGCTGGTTCCCCGAGTGGCTTTCGCCTTCGGGCATCTGGCGGGATTTGGCGGCCGAGCCCGTGCACCACCCGGGCCGGGTCGAGTCGCTCGTCCGTTCCGGTCGAGCCACTGCGGAGAAGGTGAGTAAGAAGCTCGGTCGCGTGAGCGGCGGGCTCCCCGGATGACCGAGGCGGCGAGCCGCCCGGCAAACCCAAGTTAGGAAAACCATGAGCAGGAAGTTCGGTGTCGGCGTCGTCGGAGCGGGGGCAATCTTTCCCTCGCACCTGCAGGCGTACAAATATCTTTCAAAGCGCTTTCGGATCGTCGGGATCTCCGACACCGACGAGCTTCGCCTGCGCCAGGCAGGCCAGAAGCACTTCCTTCCGGTTTCGACGACGGACTACCGCGAGCTTCTCGCGCGCCCCGACATCGACATCATCGACATCTGCACCCCTCCGGGTGTGCATGCGCAGATCGTGAAGGACGCGCTCGTCGCGGGGAAGTGGGTCATCTCGGAGAAGCCTCTCGCCCCGACGCTGGCCGAGGTCGACGAGCTCATCGAGTTCGAGAAGCAGTACCCGGGCAAGCTCTCGACGGTGTTCCAGCGCCGCTACGCGACCGACGTCGAGCGCCTCATGCGGTTGAAGGACGATGAATCGCTGGGACGTCTCGTCGGCGGAACGTTTAATCGGACCGCGCGCGGCGCCTTCGTGCAGAACGCCAAGAACTGGGGCAGTTGGAAGATGTCCGGTGGCGGCACCGTGATGACCCAGTTCGTACACGAGCTCGATCTGATGTGTCTCGTCTACGGCGAGCCCGAGAGCGTCTCGGCGATGATGGATACCGTGCACCTCGACATCGAGTCGGAAGATGCGTTCGCCGCGACAATTCGATTTAAGAACGGTGCGATCGTGTCGTGTAGTTCGTCGACGGGAGTCGGCAAGTCGGGGGTCATGTTCGACGTCGTCGGTACCAATAAAGTCCATCGCTACGCGTCCAAGAGTGACGACGACGGCGGCGGCAGTGGGCTTGCCCGCTTGCAGACTCTCGCGACCAAGGTGGTCGAAAAGGGCGGCGACAAAATCAAAGGCAAGCTCGGACGCCCTACGAAGAAGAAGGGCGACGGTGGCAGCCACCGCCCCTACTTCGAGGCGATCCTGAAGGCGCTCGACATGGATCAGCCGTTGCCCGTGGGGCCGGCGTCGTCGCGACCCGCCGTGGAACTCGCGACGGGGATCTACACCTCGGCTATTCTCGGGGAGCCGGTCGTGTTCCCTCTCGGTTCGTCGGCGACGTACTACAACGGCATCACCGCCGAGATTTATCGCACTCGACCGGGTGCC contains:
- a CDS encoding Gfo/Idh/MocA family oxidoreductase, giving the protein MSRKFGVGVVGAGAIFPSHLQAYKYLSKRFRIVGISDTDELRLRQAGQKHFLPVSTTDYRELLARPDIDIIDICTPPGVHAQIVKDALVAGKWVISEKPLAPTLAEVDELIEFEKQYPGKLSTVFQRRYATDVERLMRLKDDESLGRLVGGTFNRTARGAFVQNAKNWGSWKMSGGGTVMTQFVHELDLMCLVYGEPESVSAMMDTVHLDIESEDAFAATIRFKNGAIVSCSSSTGVGKSGVMFDVVGTNKVHRYASKSDDDGGGSGLARLQTLATKVVEKGGDKIKGKLGRPTKKKGDGGSHRPYFEAILKALDMDQPLPVGPASSRPAVELATGIYTSAILGEPVVFPLGSSATYYNGITAEIYRTRPGAGGDKNNLTAISGRQAG